A genomic region of Spea bombifrons isolate aSpeBom1 chromosome 9, aSpeBom1.2.pri, whole genome shotgun sequence contains the following coding sequences:
- the BTBD6 gene encoding BTB/POZ domain-containing protein 6 isoform X2, translated as MAAELYPAPANSNLANVKKTALQLQQAAPPPPQLQNLNNNNIESASWQACHPTLRERNALMFNNELMADVHFIVGPAGASKKVPAHKYILAVGSSVFYAMFYGDLAEVKSEIHIPDVEPAAFLILLKYLYSDEIDLEADTVLATLYAAKKYIVPALAKACVNFLETSLEAKNACVLLSQSRLFEEPELTLRCWEVIDAQAELALRSEGFCEIDLETLEIIVTRETLNAKEDVVFEAVLSWADAECRRQGLPVTPANKRNVLGKALYLVRIPTMTLEEFADGAAQSDILTLEETHNIFLWYTAAKKPQLDFPLVKRKGLSPQRCHRFQSSAYRSNQWRYRGRCDSIQFAVDKRIFIAGLGLYGSSCGKAEYAVKIELKRQGAVLAQNLTKFVSDGSSNTFSVWFEHPVQVEQDTFYTVSAILDGNELSYFGQEGMTEVQCGRVTFQFQCSSDSTNGTGVQGGQIPELIFYA; from the exons ATGGCTGCGGAGCTCTACCCTGCCCCTGCCAACAGCAACCTCGCCAACGTCAAGAAAACTGCCCTCCAGCTCCAGCAGGCCGCCCCGCCGCCCCCCCAGCTGCAGAAcctcaacaacaacaacatcgAGAGCGCCAGCTGGCAGGCCTGCCACCCCACCCTGCGCGAGAG gaacgcTCTAATGTTTAATAACGAATTAATGGCGGACGTTCACTTTATCGTGGGGCCTGCGGGGGCCTCGAAGAAAGTCCCCGCCCATAAG TATATTTTGGCGGTGGGCAGCTCCGTGTTCTACGCCATGTTTTACGGCGACCTGGCGGAGGTGAAATCCGAAATCCATATCCCAGACGTGGAGCCGGCAGCTTTTCTAATCCTTTTAAA gtactTGTACAGCGACGAAATTGACCTGGAGGCCGACACGGTGCTCGCCACGCTGTACGCCGCCAAGAAGTACATCGTGCCGGCGTTGGCCAAGGCGTGCGTCAACTTCCTGGAGACCAGCCTGGAGGCCAAGAACGCCTGCGTGCTGCTCTCCCAAAGCCGCCTCTTCGAGGAGCCCGAGCTGACGCTGCGCTGCTGGGAGGTCATCGACGCGCAGGCCGAGCTGGCCCTCCGCTCCGAGGGCTTCTGCGAGATAGACCTGGAGACCCTGGAGATCATCGTCACGCGGGAGACGCTCAACGCCAAGGAAGACGTGGTCTTCGAGGCCGTGCTGAGCTGGGCGGACGCCGAGTGCAGACGCCAAGGCCTGCCGGTCACCCCCGCCAACAAGAGGAACGTGTTGGGCAAAGCGCTGTACTTGGTGCGGATCCCGACCATGACGCTGGAGGAGTTTGCCGACGGGGCGGCCCAGTCGGACATCTTAACCTTGGAGGAAACGCATAACATCTTCCTGTGGTACACGGCGGCCAAGAAGCCCCAGCTGGACTTCCCTTTGGTGAAGCGGAAGGGCCTCTCGCCGCAGAGATGCCACCGCTTCCAGTCGTCGGCGTACCGCAGCAACCAGTGGCGGTACCGAGGCCGCTGCGACAGCATCCAGTTCGCGGTGGACAAAAGGATATTCATAGCCGGCTTGGGCCTCTACGGCTCCAGCTGCGGCAAAGCCGAGTACGCGGTAAAGATAGAACTCAAGAGGCAGGGGGCCGTCCTGGCCCAGAACCTGACCAAGTTTGTCTCGGACGGTTCCAGCAACACGTTCTCGGTCTGGTTCGAGCACCCGGTGCAGGTGGAGCAGGACACTTTTTACACGGTGAGCGCCATTCTGGACGGGAACGAGCTGAGTTACTTCGGGCAGGAGGGGATGACGGAGGTCCAGTGCGGGAGAGTCACCTTCCAGTTCCAGTGTTCTTCGGACAGCACCAACGGGACCGGGGTACAAGGGGGGCAAATTCCCGAGCTCATCTTCTACGCATGA
- the BTBD6 gene encoding BTB/POZ domain-containing protein 6 isoform X1, which yields MPAEPGCLDGRVMKCLTFFLLLPETLKKSRRAGRAPGKLQACYEIVPLGLRRKMAAELYPAPANSNLANVKKTALQLQQAAPPPPQLQNLNNNNIESASWQACHPTLRERNALMFNNELMADVHFIVGPAGASKKVPAHKYILAVGSSVFYAMFYGDLAEVKSEIHIPDVEPAAFLILLKYLYSDEIDLEADTVLATLYAAKKYIVPALAKACVNFLETSLEAKNACVLLSQSRLFEEPELTLRCWEVIDAQAELALRSEGFCEIDLETLEIIVTRETLNAKEDVVFEAVLSWADAECRRQGLPVTPANKRNVLGKALYLVRIPTMTLEEFADGAAQSDILTLEETHNIFLWYTAAKKPQLDFPLVKRKGLSPQRCHRFQSSAYRSNQWRYRGRCDSIQFAVDKRIFIAGLGLYGSSCGKAEYAVKIELKRQGAVLAQNLTKFVSDGSSNTFSVWFEHPVQVEQDTFYTVSAILDGNELSYFGQEGMTEVQCGRVTFQFQCSSDSTNGTGVQGGQIPELIFYA from the exons ATGCCAGCAGAGCCGGGCTGCCTGGATGGCAGGGTCATGAAGTGTTTGACTTTCTTTCTTCTGCTTCCAGAGACCCTGAAGAAGTCCAGGAGGGCCGGCCGGGCTCCGGGCAAGCTGCAGGCATGCTATGAGATAGTGCCCCTGGGCCTCCGGAGGAAGATGGCTGCGGAGCTCTACCCTGCCCCTGCCAACAGCAACCTCGCCAACGTCAAGAAAACTGCCCTCCAGCTCCAGCAGGCCGCCCCGCCGCCCCCCCAGCTGCAGAAcctcaacaacaacaacatcgAGAGCGCCAGCTGGCAGGCCTGCCACCCCACCCTGCGCGAGAG gaacgcTCTAATGTTTAATAACGAATTAATGGCGGACGTTCACTTTATCGTGGGGCCTGCGGGGGCCTCGAAGAAAGTCCCCGCCCATAAG TATATTTTGGCGGTGGGCAGCTCCGTGTTCTACGCCATGTTTTACGGCGACCTGGCGGAGGTGAAATCCGAAATCCATATCCCAGACGTGGAGCCGGCAGCTTTTCTAATCCTTTTAAA gtactTGTACAGCGACGAAATTGACCTGGAGGCCGACACGGTGCTCGCCACGCTGTACGCCGCCAAGAAGTACATCGTGCCGGCGTTGGCCAAGGCGTGCGTCAACTTCCTGGAGACCAGCCTGGAGGCCAAGAACGCCTGCGTGCTGCTCTCCCAAAGCCGCCTCTTCGAGGAGCCCGAGCTGACGCTGCGCTGCTGGGAGGTCATCGACGCGCAGGCCGAGCTGGCCCTCCGCTCCGAGGGCTTCTGCGAGATAGACCTGGAGACCCTGGAGATCATCGTCACGCGGGAGACGCTCAACGCCAAGGAAGACGTGGTCTTCGAGGCCGTGCTGAGCTGGGCGGACGCCGAGTGCAGACGCCAAGGCCTGCCGGTCACCCCCGCCAACAAGAGGAACGTGTTGGGCAAAGCGCTGTACTTGGTGCGGATCCCGACCATGACGCTGGAGGAGTTTGCCGACGGGGCGGCCCAGTCGGACATCTTAACCTTGGAGGAAACGCATAACATCTTCCTGTGGTACACGGCGGCCAAGAAGCCCCAGCTGGACTTCCCTTTGGTGAAGCGGAAGGGCCTCTCGCCGCAGAGATGCCACCGCTTCCAGTCGTCGGCGTACCGCAGCAACCAGTGGCGGTACCGAGGCCGCTGCGACAGCATCCAGTTCGCGGTGGACAAAAGGATATTCATAGCCGGCTTGGGCCTCTACGGCTCCAGCTGCGGCAAAGCCGAGTACGCGGTAAAGATAGAACTCAAGAGGCAGGGGGCCGTCCTGGCCCAGAACCTGACCAAGTTTGTCTCGGACGGTTCCAGCAACACGTTCTCGGTCTGGTTCGAGCACCCGGTGCAGGTGGAGCAGGACACTTTTTACACGGTGAGCGCCATTCTGGACGGGAACGAGCTGAGTTACTTCGGGCAGGAGGGGATGACGGAGGTCCAGTGCGGGAGAGTCACCTTCCAGTTCCAGTGTTCTTCGGACAGCACCAACGGGACCGGGGTACAAGGGGGGCAAATTCCCGAGCTCATCTTCTACGCATGA